Proteins from a single region of Verrucomicrobiia bacterium:
- a CDS encoding site-2 protease family protein translates to MKWSLRLGRYAGIDVYLHVTFVLFLGFIGTAIFLGSRSMAAAIHGVFFLCSVFGCVLLHEYGHALAARRYGIRTRDITLLPIGGVARLERMPDRPLQELWVALAGPAVNVVIAVLLVLWLLATGQRLGTGSMGLMEGSMAARLLVVNTMLVVFNMIPAFPMDGGRVLRALLAMRMEYARATQIAASLGQGIALIFAVFGLLGLLGGMGNPLLLFIALFVWIGASQEAGLAQFRSNLSGARVRDAMVTHFAVLGPSDPLARAVDLVLAGSQQDFPVVDGRRVVGVLTRQQLVASLAEQGKWVPVSAAMDRNFIVVEASGDLNEVLAAHSGRGQGLVPVVERGELVGLLTWDNVTDYVLIRSALNSGRRGSSGLPPILHDRGARS, encoded by the coding sequence ATGAAATGGTCGTTGCGACTCGGGCGCTACGCGGGGATCGACGTGTATTTGCACGTCACCTTCGTGTTGTTTCTGGGGTTCATTGGGACCGCCATCTTCCTGGGAAGCCGTTCGATGGCGGCAGCGATCCACGGGGTCTTCTTTCTATGTTCCGTGTTTGGCTGCGTGCTGCTGCACGAGTACGGGCACGCGCTGGCGGCGCGGCGGTATGGGATCCGGACGCGGGACATCACGCTGTTGCCGATCGGGGGGGTGGCGAGGCTTGAACGGATGCCGGACCGGCCGTTGCAGGAGTTGTGGGTGGCGCTGGCGGGGCCGGCGGTGAATGTGGTGATCGCCGTGCTGCTGGTTCTCTGGCTGCTGGCGACAGGGCAACGGCTGGGGACGGGATCGATGGGATTGATGGAGGGCTCGATGGCCGCCCGGCTGTTGGTGGTGAACACGATGCTGGTGGTGTTCAACATGATCCCGGCGTTCCCGATGGATGGGGGGCGGGTGTTGAGGGCGCTGCTGGCAATGAGGATGGAGTACGCGCGGGCGACGCAGATTGCCGCCTCGCTGGGGCAGGGGATCGCCCTGATCTTCGCGGTGTTTGGGTTGCTGGGGCTGTTGGGGGGCATGGGGAACCCGCTGTTGCTCTTCATCGCCCTGTTTGTCTGGATCGGGGCGAGCCAGGAGGCGGGGCTGGCCCAGTTCCGGTCGAACCTGTCGGGGGCGCGGGTGCGGGACGCCATGGTGACACACTTCGCCGTGCTGGGGCCCTCGGACCCGCTGGCGCGGGCGGTGGACCTGGTGCTGGCGGGGTCGCAGCAGGATTTCCCGGTCGTGGATGGGCGCCGGGTTGTGGGGGTGCTCACCCGGCAGCAACTGGTGGCGAGTCTGGCGGAGCAGGGGAAGTGGGTGCCGGTGAGTGCGGCAATGGATCGAAACTTCATCGTGGTCGAGGCTTCCGGGGATCTGAACGAGGTCCTGGCAGCGCACAGCGGCCGGGGCCAGGGACTGGTGCCGGTGGTGGAGCGGGGTGAACTAGTCGGGCTGCTGACCTGGGACAATGTGACGGACTATGTGCTGATCCGGTCGGCCTTGAATTCCGGGCGTCGCGGGTCTTCCGGACTGCCACCGATTCTGCATGACCGGGGGGCCAGGTCCTGA
- a CDS encoding zinc metallopeptidase, whose protein sequence is MSALFLLVFLGTMGLALLAQMYVKSMFRRYSRVPGSSGYTGAQVAAEILRRNGITEVSIHEHQSFLGDHYDPLHKRLVLSSDVYHGNSLSALGVAAHEAGHAIQHKNAYLPLQLRMLAVGATNYASQLVMWLPIIGMVTGLFQTYTGLALMAAGWGVIMLFNLITLPVEYDASRRAKDMLSRLGFLRTPQEGQGVAAVLNAAALTYVAAFITSLAYMLMYLLPLLMGRSRD, encoded by the coding sequence ATGAGCGCACTGTTCTTGTTGGTGTTTCTGGGGACGATGGGGCTGGCGCTGCTGGCCCAGATGTACGTGAAGTCGATGTTTCGCCGGTACAGTCGGGTGCCGGGATCGAGCGGGTACACGGGGGCGCAGGTGGCGGCGGAGATCCTGCGGCGGAACGGCATCACCGAGGTGAGCATCCACGAGCACCAGTCCTTTCTGGGCGACCACTACGATCCGCTGCACAAGCGACTGGTGCTGTCGAGCGACGTGTACCATGGGAATTCGCTTTCGGCGCTCGGGGTGGCGGCCCACGAGGCGGGACACGCGATCCAGCACAAGAATGCGTACCTGCCCCTCCAATTGCGGATGCTGGCCGTGGGGGCGACGAACTACGCGAGCCAGTTGGTGATGTGGCTGCCGATCATCGGGATGGTCACGGGGCTGTTCCAGACCTACACGGGCCTGGCGCTGATGGCGGCGGGGTGGGGGGTGATCATGCTGTTCAATCTGATCACGCTGCCGGTCGAGTACGATGCCTCGCGGCGGGCGAAGGACATGTTGTCGCGGCTGGGGTTCCTGCGGACGCCGCAGGAGGGGCAGGGGGTGGCGGCAGTGCTGAACGCGGCGGCGCTCACGTATGTGGCGGCCTTCATCACCTCGCTGGCGTACATGCTGATGTACCTGCTGCCGCTGCTGATGGGACGATCCCGGGATTGA
- a CDS encoding NAD(P)/FAD-dependent oxidoreductase: MNRNGASRGWDYDVAVIGGGSAGYAAARTVAAAGRRAVVVDGADTLGGLCILRGCMPTKALLWAAEIRHWMRNARTWGIEPVSGTFSWADVLARKDALIREFAEYRQGQLKDGRFDLIRERARFLDGHTLALGDGGDRLTADQFVVATGSTVSPPPLAELDDAGFLTSDELIHLPTLPESMIVLGGGAIALEFAQMLARFGVEVTVIQRSARVLSGFDADVGEALEEALRAEGITVWTGTGLLSARREGADRVVRFRHGDDERESRAEAVLLALGRRPNLDGLGLETAGVRVEGGRIVTDARMRTRAGNIFAAGDCTGPHDIVHLAVRQGEIAGHNAVDPDRPWEMDYRLLTRVVFTEPQVAVVGLGEREAGRQGIPHRVARYRFEDHGKALIMGARHGFVKLLADVEEGRILGGACVGPMGGELIHEIGVAMSAGLTAAQLAAVPHYHPTLAEIWTYPAEELAEG, translated from the coding sequence ATGAATCGAAACGGAGCGTCCAGAGGCTGGGATTACGATGTCGCCGTGATTGGCGGAGGAAGTGCCGGCTACGCGGCGGCTCGAACCGTGGCCGCCGCAGGACGGCGGGCAGTCGTCGTGGACGGCGCCGACACCTTGGGCGGGCTATGCATCCTGCGCGGGTGCATGCCGACCAAGGCGCTGCTGTGGGCGGCGGAGATCCGGCACTGGATGCGGAACGCCCGGACGTGGGGAATCGAGCCGGTTTCCGGCACGTTTTCGTGGGCGGACGTCCTGGCGCGCAAGGACGCCCTCATTCGGGAGTTTGCCGAGTACCGGCAGGGGCAATTGAAGGATGGGCGGTTTGACCTGATCCGCGAGCGGGCGCGATTCCTCGATGGACACACCCTGGCGCTGGGAGACGGTGGGGACCGTTTGACGGCGGATCAGTTTGTGGTGGCGACGGGATCAACCGTGAGCCCGCCTCCCCTGGCTGAGCTGGACGACGCGGGTTTTCTGACCAGCGACGAACTCATTCATCTGCCGACGCTGCCGGAGTCGATGATCGTCCTGGGCGGCGGGGCCATTGCGCTGGAGTTCGCCCAGATGCTGGCACGATTCGGGGTCGAGGTGACCGTGATCCAACGGAGCGCGCGGGTGCTCAGTGGCTTCGATGCGGATGTCGGGGAGGCGTTGGAGGAGGCGCTGAGGGCAGAGGGGATCACCGTCTGGACCGGGACCGGACTGCTGTCTGCAAGGCGGGAGGGGGCGGATCGGGTGGTGCGCTTCCGCCATGGGGACGACGAGCGGGAATCCCGGGCGGAGGCGGTGCTGCTGGCGTTGGGGCGGCGGCCGAACCTGGACGGGTTGGGGTTGGAGACGGCGGGGGTTCGGGTTGAGGGCGGGCGGATTGTCACGGACGCCCGGATGCGGACCCGTGCCGGGAACATCTTTGCGGCCGGGGACTGCACGGGGCCGCACGACATCGTGCATCTGGCGGTTCGGCAGGGGGAGATCGCGGGGCACAATGCGGTGGATCCGGACCGGCCGTGGGAGATGGATTATCGATTGCTGACGCGGGTGGTCTTCACTGAGCCGCAGGTGGCGGTGGTGGGATTGGGAGAGCGGGAGGCCGGGAGGCAGGGCATCCCGCACCGGGTGGCGCGGTACCGGTTCGAGGACCACGGGAAGGCGCTGATCATGGGGGCGCGCCACGGGTTCGTGAAGCTGCTGGCGGATGTGGAGGAAGGTCGGATTCTGGGTGGGGCGTGCGTCGGGCCCATGGGCGGGGAATTGATCCACGAGATTGGGGTGGCGATGAGCGCGGGACTGACGGCCGCGCAGCTGGCGGCGGTGCCGCATTATCACCCCACGCTGGCGGAGATCTGGACCTATCCGGCGGAGGAGCTGGCGGAGGGATGA
- a CDS encoding sugar transferase, producing MSTPSMSPSSMGAPTTQPFGPASGNLEGFPEAIPVPTWKRVLDVFLLLMVLPVVGPVFLLAAAWVSLVSHGPLLFVQERVGRGGRRFKCFKLRTMQPDCSTASHQQHLKQILASDKPMQKLDTVDPRLLPGAKILRALGIDELPQLYNVFRGEMSVVGPRPCIPYEAQQFQPWQRERFAGLPGMTGLWQVRGKNRTTFLEMIRLDIEYVRTQSLWLDLRILVATPKALMLQLVYALWNRAQTGRQRLSRSQPVPIATADGSGVVG from the coding sequence ATGAGCACTCCCAGCATGAGCCCCTCCAGCATGGGCGCTCCCACCACACAACCCTTCGGACCCGCCTCCGGCAATCTGGAGGGATTTCCGGAAGCAATTCCCGTCCCGACCTGGAAACGGGTCCTGGACGTGTTCCTGCTGCTCATGGTTCTGCCGGTGGTCGGCCCCGTATTTCTCCTTGCGGCAGCGTGGGTTTCCCTCGTCTCGCACGGCCCCCTGCTCTTCGTCCAGGAACGTGTCGGACGGGGCGGACGTCGTTTCAAGTGCTTCAAGTTGCGCACCATGCAGCCTGATTGCAGCACCGCGTCCCACCAGCAGCACCTCAAGCAGATCCTGGCCAGTGACAAGCCCATGCAGAAGCTCGACACGGTGGATCCCCGGTTGCTCCCGGGTGCCAAGATCCTTCGAGCCCTCGGCATCGACGAGTTGCCCCAGCTTTACAACGTCTTCCGGGGCGAAATGAGCGTGGTCGGTCCCCGCCCCTGTATTCCTTACGAGGCGCAGCAGTTTCAACCCTGGCAGCGCGAGCGCTTCGCCGGACTCCCGGGCATGACCGGCCTCTGGCAGGTGCGCGGCAAGAATCGCACCACGTTCCTGGAAATGATTCGCCTCGACATCGAGTACGTGCGGACCCAGTCGCTCTGGCTGGATCTCCGCATTCTTGTCGCCACGCCCAAGGCCCTGATGCTCCAACTGGTGTACGCACTCTGGAATCGGGCACAAACGGGAAGACAGCGCTTAAGCCGGAGCCAACCTGTGCCGATTGCTACTGCGGACGGCTCAGGCGTTGTCGGATGA
- a CDS encoding Gfo/Idh/MocA family oxidoreductase produces MSAKINVGVVGCGYWGPNLIRNFASLPDARLRAICDLNTERLRHVQNLYRDVEAYTDFPRFLSQGKLDAVVVATSVGLHHRMAKAAIEAGKHVLVEKPLATSSAECAELVALARQKGVILMAGHTFLYSPVVRRIKQIVDAGDIGEVRYISARRLNLGLFQKDINVAWDLAPHDLSIILYILGELPQRVNCCGSANVSPRVEDVTSLWLGFSKNRSAIVQSSWLDPRKTREMTIVGSRRMIVYDDTASLEKIRIFDARVDSPPHYDTFAEFHYAYHYGDVYVPYVRQEEPLRLECQHFVDCIRFGQRPLSDGEQAHQLVRILEASSLSLQQNGAPVDLTAPAPTPVAPPAGLPPAPRQAAKSPVAAVPGGPGSSTRRAATRSTGSRRRSSRSVTGSAA; encoded by the coding sequence ATGTCTGCCAAAATCAACGTCGGTGTCGTCGGATGCGGCTATTGGGGGCCCAACCTCATCCGCAATTTTGCCTCCCTCCCGGACGCCAGACTTCGGGCGATCTGCGACCTGAACACCGAAAGACTGCGGCATGTTCAGAACCTCTACCGGGATGTCGAGGCGTACACCGACTTCCCCCGCTTCCTGTCCCAGGGAAAACTGGACGCCGTGGTGGTCGCCACTTCGGTCGGCCTTCACCACCGCATGGCCAAGGCCGCGATCGAAGCCGGCAAACACGTCCTCGTCGAGAAACCCCTGGCCACCAGTTCCGCCGAGTGCGCGGAACTCGTCGCTCTGGCCCGCCAGAAGGGTGTCATCCTCATGGCGGGACATACATTCCTCTACTCCCCGGTCGTGCGCCGCATCAAGCAGATCGTGGACGCCGGCGATATCGGCGAGGTGCGGTACATCTCCGCGCGACGATTGAACCTCGGCCTGTTCCAGAAGGACATCAACGTCGCCTGGGATCTCGCCCCTCACGACCTCTCGATCATCCTCTATATCCTCGGCGAACTGCCCCAGCGGGTGAACTGCTGCGGAAGCGCCAACGTCTCCCCTCGCGTCGAAGACGTCACCTCCCTCTGGCTCGGCTTCTCCAAAAATCGATCCGCCATCGTCCAGAGCAGCTGGCTCGATCCCCGCAAGACCCGCGAGATGACCATCGTCGGCAGCCGCCGCATGATCGTCTATGACGACACGGCAAGCCTCGAAAAGATCCGCATCTTCGACGCCCGGGTCGATTCCCCCCCCCATTACGACACCTTCGCCGAGTTTCACTACGCCTATCACTACGGCGATGTGTACGTCCCCTACGTCCGCCAGGAGGAGCCGCTCCGGCTCGAATGCCAGCACTTCGTGGACTGCATCCGGTTCGGCCAGCGCCCGCTGAGCGATGGCGAACAGGCCCACCAACTGGTCCGCATCCTCGAGGCCTCCTCACTCTCCCTTCAGCAGAATGGAGCCCCGGTGGACCTGACCGCCCCCGCGCCGACCCCGGTGGCCCCGCCTGCCGGATTGCCTCCCGCGCCCAGGCAGGCCGCAAAGTCACCGGTGGCAGCCGTCCCGGGAGGCCCCGGTTCTTCGACACGCCGTGCCGCAACCCGATCCACGGGAAGCCGACGCCGCTCGTCCCGCTCCGTCACCGGTTCCGCCGCCTGA
- a CDS encoding N-acetyltransferase produces the protein MSTPAGDFLRVAPDVRLGKGVRLFGFVNLYGCDIGDDTRVGTFVEIQKDVRIGRRCKISSHTFICSGVTIEDEVFVGHGVMFINDLVPRATNPDGRPQSEADWQCVPTLVKRGASIGSNATLLAGITVGERAVVGAGAVVTRDVPNDTVVVGNPARILRTLDPHSTTPQDTVSD, from the coding sequence GTGAGCACTCCCGCAGGCGATTTTCTCCGCGTGGCGCCCGATGTCCGATTGGGCAAAGGCGTCCGCCTCTTCGGCTTCGTCAACCTCTACGGTTGCGATATCGGGGACGACACCCGGGTCGGCACGTTCGTCGAGATTCAGAAGGACGTCCGCATCGGACGCCGGTGCAAGATCTCGAGTCACACCTTCATCTGCAGTGGCGTCACCATCGAGGATGAGGTTTTCGTGGGCCACGGAGTGATGTTCATCAACGACCTGGTCCCGCGTGCCACCAATCCCGATGGCCGCCCCCAGAGCGAGGCCGACTGGCAGTGCGTCCCCACGCTGGTCAAACGGGGCGCTTCCATCGGATCGAACGCCACCCTTCTCGCCGGGATCACCGTCGGAGAACGCGCCGTGGTCGGCGCCGGGGCGGTGGTGACCCGCGATGTCCCCAACGACACCGTCGTCGTTGGCAACCCGGCCCGCATCCTGCGGACCCTCGATCCGCACTCGACGACGCCCCAGGACACAGTTTCCGATTGA
- a CDS encoding DegT/DnrJ/EryC1/StrS family aminotransferase translates to MNVPFLDLQAQHAPLRAEIEAAIREVLDTCAFAGGPFVTRFEEDFAAFCQAPHAIGVGNGTDALWFALLALGVGPGDDVITAPGTFMATAEAISFTGATPVFADIDESTYNLNPEALEKALTPRTKAIIPVHLFGQPADMDPILEFAARHGLAVVEDASQAHGAEYKGKRVGTLGDFGCFSFYPGKNLGAIGEAGGVVTKDAALAEKVRVLRDHGQIRKYHHQHIGWNGRMDGIQGAVLRIKLRQLARWNTQRRAHARRYTELLGHLPNLVLPVEAGYARHIFHIYAVRVARRDEVLAELTQRGVHCGIHYPVPVHLQGAYRQLGHARGSFPVAERCADEFLSLPMFPELSEEQIAYVAASVADVLGQISPTGQEALTPQNSRQTGN, encoded by the coding sequence ATGAACGTTCCCTTCCTCGATCTCCAAGCTCAACACGCCCCTCTCAGGGCCGAAATCGAAGCCGCCATTCGCGAAGTGCTCGACACCTGCGCCTTTGCCGGCGGCCCCTTCGTAACCCGGTTCGAAGAGGACTTCGCCGCCTTCTGTCAGGCACCCCACGCCATCGGGGTCGGCAATGGCACCGACGCCCTCTGGTTCGCCCTCCTCGCCCTCGGCGTCGGGCCCGGCGACGACGTCATCACCGCTCCGGGCACCTTCATGGCCACCGCCGAGGCCATCAGTTTCACCGGGGCCACCCCCGTCTTCGCCGACATTGACGAATCCACCTACAACCTCAATCCCGAGGCCCTCGAAAAAGCCCTCACCCCGCGCACCAAGGCGATCATTCCAGTCCACCTGTTCGGTCAACCCGCCGACATGGACCCGATCCTGGAGTTCGCCGCCCGCCACGGCCTGGCGGTGGTCGAGGACGCCAGTCAGGCCCATGGCGCGGAATACAAGGGCAAACGCGTCGGCACCCTCGGGGACTTCGGCTGCTTCAGTTTCTACCCGGGCAAGAATCTCGGCGCCATCGGCGAGGCCGGCGGTGTCGTCACCAAGGACGCCGCATTGGCCGAGAAGGTCCGCGTCCTGCGCGACCACGGTCAGATCCGCAAGTATCACCACCAGCACATCGGCTGGAACGGTCGCATGGACGGCATCCAGGGCGCCGTCCTGCGCATCAAGCTTCGGCAACTGGCCCGCTGGAACACCCAGCGGCGCGCCCACGCCCGCCGTTACACCGAACTGCTCGGACACCTGCCCAATCTCGTCCTGCCTGTCGAAGCCGGTTACGCCCGCCACATCTTCCATATCTACGCCGTGCGCGTGGCCCGCCGCGACGAAGTCCTCGCCGAACTGACCCAACGCGGCGTCCATTGCGGCATCCATTACCCCGTCCCCGTCCACCTCCAGGGCGCCTATCGCCAACTCGGCCACGCCCGAGGTTCGTTCCCTGTCGCGGAACGCTGCGCCGACGAGTTCCTCTCCCTCCCGATGTTCCCCGAACTCTCCGAGGAACAAATTGCGTACGTCGCCGCCAGCGTCGCTGACGTCCTGGGTCAGATCTCCCCCACCGGTCAGGAAGCCTTGACACCCCAGAACTCCCGCCAGACCGGGAATTGA
- a CDS encoding GNAT family N-acetyltransferase — protein sequence MASPTTRLEPATATARTLLPNPGSEVEVVDPLLSPGWDAWVSRHPGATVFHRSAWCRTLVDAYGFTPLYLIRKDEGSPVAAWPLMEVGGTLRGRRGASLPFTDHCPPLLPTPQPTGTADVPGDLGDVALREPLLAKAFDLGRQRRWHSLELREAATWTREDRASVRFFGHTIDLAEGEAAALHRCDSAVRRSIRKAEASGLRAVHGQDSHAIRAYARLHALTRRRHGLPPQPYPFFSALQRHVLSPGLGTVLLVLKDQTPIAGAVFLFSGPQAIYKFGASDETHQALRPNNLVFREAIRLCARQGATSLDLGRTSLANEGLRRFKRGWGSSERMVSYLRYDLRTRQTIPTPDRASGWHTLLFQHMPQPLASLIGRFVYRLAA from the coding sequence ATGGCTTCCCCCACCACCCGTCTCGAGCCCGCAACGGCGACGGCCAGGACGCTCCTCCCCAACCCGGGATCCGAGGTCGAGGTTGTCGATCCGCTGCTCTCGCCCGGGTGGGATGCCTGGGTGTCCCGCCATCCGGGCGCCACCGTCTTTCACCGGTCCGCCTGGTGCCGGACGCTGGTGGACGCCTACGGCTTTACCCCGCTTTACCTGATCCGGAAGGACGAGGGCAGCCCCGTGGCCGCCTGGCCTCTCATGGAGGTCGGTGGAACCCTCCGGGGCCGGCGGGGCGCTTCCCTGCCCTTCACCGATCATTGTCCGCCGCTTCTCCCGACACCGCAGCCGACCGGGACCGCGGATGTCCCGGGCGACCTCGGCGACGTCGCCCTGCGCGAGCCCCTGCTCGCCAAGGCATTCGATCTCGGCCGGCAACGCCGTTGGCACTCGCTGGAACTCCGTGAAGCTGCCACTTGGACCCGCGAGGACCGGGCATCCGTCCGGTTTTTCGGGCACACAATCGACCTCGCCGAAGGGGAAGCCGCCGCCCTTCATCGGTGCGACAGCGCGGTCCGCCGCTCGATCCGCAAGGCCGAGGCCTCCGGCCTTCGAGCCGTTCACGGTCAGGACTCCCACGCCATCCGCGCCTACGCCCGGCTCCATGCCCTCACCCGCCGCCGTCACGGTCTCCCTCCCCAGCCCTACCCGTTCTTCAGCGCCCTCCAACGCCATGTGCTCAGCCCGGGATTGGGCACCGTCCTGCTGGTGCTCAAAGACCAGACCCCGATTGCCGGAGCCGTCTTCCTCTTCTCAGGCCCCCAGGCGATTTACAAGTTCGGCGCCTCCGACGAAACCCATCAGGCCCTGCGCCCGAACAATCTTGTCTTCCGGGAGGCCATCCGGCTTTGCGCCCGCCAAGGGGCCACCAGCCTCGACCTCGGTCGCACTTCCCTGGCCAACGAAGGCCTTCGACGCTTCAAACGCGGCTGGGGATCTTCCGAACGGATGGTCTCCTACCTCCGATACGATCTTCGAACACGGCAAACCATTCCCACCCCGGACCGCGCCTCCGGCTGGCATACCCTCCTCTTCCAACACATGCCCCAACCGCTGGCTTCCCTAATCGGCAGATTTGTCTATCGTCTTGCCGCCTGA
- a CDS encoding glycosyltransferase, with protein sequence MLRNRLYYLLKPYLPWRTRMMLRRWSAQRILRRSADVWPVLDASARVPAHWPGWPDGHDFALVLTHDVEDIGGLHQVRQLAEAEHALGFRSSFNLIPDGPYSVPPELRAWLVEQGFEVGIHDLHHDGHLYSSRQGFRERAQRINQFLASWNAVGFRSGFMHHNLDWLHDLNILYDASTFDTDPLEPQPDGAGTIFPFWAPQRHSPARPDGQPPSASRRYVELPYTLPQDSTLFLLLQHRDPSIWMRKLDWLVERGGMALINVHPDYLDFSGSGRNARQFPASHYLDFLKYVRTRYAGRYWQPLPKDLAAWYRDTCPAPSPVPAPAPSIPEISTPDARPEEDPVGQRACLAGRRAAVILYSYYPSDPRPRRAAEALVEAGMQVDLFCLSEGPHEPAVETVHGVQVFRSQLKRRRDSKLTYFVQYAAFLLASALFLSRRSLAARYHLVHVHNMPDVLVFSALVPKLLGAKVVLDFHDPMPELMTAIYNLSDRHPLVRLLRRLERWSIAFSDLSVTPNIAFRNLFLSRGCPPDKMRIVMNSPEESIFDPSRASQRPPPKPGSPPAFRLMHHGSIVHRHGIDTLVRAVAIARHHIPGLRLDIFGSRTPFLDTVLALTRELDLESCVAYHGPKPQTDIALAILEADLGIVPNRRSPFTELNFPTRLFEYLSLGRPVIAPNTHGIRDYFPENAMCYFEPGDAEDLARQILWIHQHPDEIQARVQRGRDIYQAHLWSQERRRWIHMVHNLFHSAQHRPSLAPEPFSAAPLP encoded by the coding sequence ATGCTGCGCAACCGCCTCTACTACCTCCTCAAGCCCTACCTCCCCTGGAGAACCCGCATGATGCTCCGTCGGTGGAGCGCACAGCGCATCCTTCGCCGCTCCGCCGATGTCTGGCCCGTCCTCGACGCCTCCGCCCGCGTGCCTGCCCACTGGCCGGGCTGGCCCGACGGACATGACTTCGCCCTCGTCCTGACCCATGACGTCGAAGACATCGGCGGCCTCCATCAGGTCCGGCAGCTCGCCGAGGCCGAACACGCGCTCGGCTTCCGCTCCTCCTTCAACCTCATCCCGGACGGGCCCTACTCCGTCCCGCCCGAACTGCGCGCGTGGCTCGTCGAGCAGGGCTTCGAGGTCGGCATCCACGACCTCCACCACGACGGCCACCTGTACTCCTCACGCCAGGGCTTCCGCGAACGGGCCCAGCGCATCAACCAGTTCCTCGCCTCCTGGAATGCCGTCGGGTTCCGCTCCGGTTTCATGCACCACAACCTCGACTGGCTGCATGACCTGAACATCCTCTACGACGCCTCCACCTTCGACACCGACCCGCTGGAACCCCAACCGGACGGCGCCGGCACCATCTTCCCGTTCTGGGCCCCCCAGCGCCACAGCCCCGCCAGGCCCGATGGCCAGCCGCCTTCCGCATCCCGGCGTTACGTCGAACTGCCCTACACGCTCCCCCAGGACTCCACCCTCTTCCTCCTGCTCCAGCACCGCGACCCGTCCATCTGGATGCGCAAACTGGACTGGCTGGTCGAACGCGGAGGCATGGCGCTGATCAACGTCCACCCGGACTACCTCGATTTTTCCGGCTCGGGTCGCAACGCCCGCCAGTTCCCAGCCTCCCACTACCTCGACTTCCTCAAGTACGTCCGCACCCGCTACGCCGGACGCTACTGGCAGCCCCTCCCCAAGGACCTCGCCGCCTGGTACCGCGACACCTGTCCCGCCCCTTCCCCGGTTCCCGCTCCCGCCCCGTCGATCCCCGAGATCTCCACTCCGGACGCCCGGCCGGAGGAGGATCCCGTTGGCCAGCGCGCCTGCCTCGCCGGCCGCCGCGCCGCCGTCATCCTTTACTCCTACTATCCCTCCGATCCCCGCCCCCGCCGCGCCGCCGAGGCCCTCGTCGAGGCCGGCATGCAGGTGGACCTCTTCTGCCTCTCGGAAGGCCCCCATGAACCCGCCGTCGAAACCGTGCACGGCGTCCAGGTCTTCCGGTCCCAGCTGAAACGCCGCCGCGACAGCAAGCTGACCTACTTCGTCCAGTACGCCGCCTTCCTCCTCGCCAGCGCCCTCTTCCTCTCCCGCCGCTCCCTCGCCGCCCGATACCACCTGGTCCATGTCCACAACATGCCGGACGTCCTGGTCTTCTCGGCCCTCGTCCCCAAGCTCCTCGGCGCCAAAGTCGTGCTCGATTTCCACGATCCCATGCCGGAACTGATGACGGCCATCTACAACCTGTCCGACCGCCATCCCCTGGTCCGGCTCCTCCGTCGCCTCGAACGCTGGAGCATCGCCTTCTCCGACCTCTCGGTCACCCCCAACATCGCCTTCCGCAACCTCTTCCTCTCCCGGGGCTGCCCCCCCGACAAGATGCGCATCGTCATGAACTCCCCCGAGGAGTCCATCTTCGATCCTTCCCGCGCCTCCCAGCGCCCGCCACCCAAACCCGGAAGCCCCCCCGCCTTCCGCCTCATGCACCACGGCTCGATCGTCCATCGCCATGGCATCGACACCCTCGTCCGCGCCGTCGCCATCGCCCGCCACCACATCCCTGGCCTCCGGCTCGACATCTTCGGTTCCCGCACCCCTTTCCTCGACACCGTCCTCGCCCTCACCCGGGAACTGGACCTCGAATCCTGTGTCGCCTACCACGGCCCCAAACCCCAGACCGACATCGCCCTCGCCATCCTCGAAGCCGATCTCGGCATCGTCCCCAACCGCCGCTCCCCCTTCACCGAACTCAATTTCCCCACCCGGCTCTTCGAGTATCTCTCCCTCGGCCGCCCCGTCATCGCCCCCAACACCCACGGCATCCGCGATTACTTCCCGGAGAATGCCATGTGCTACTTCGAACCCGGCGACGCCGAGGACCTCGCCCGCCAGATCCTCTGGATCCATCAACACCCGGACGAGATTCAGGCCCGGGTCCAACGCGGGCGCGACATCTACCAAGCCCACCTCTGGAGCCAGGAACGCCGCCGCTGGATCCACATGGTCCACAATCTGTTCCACAGCGCCCAGCACCGCCCCAGCCTCGCTCCCGAACCGTTCAGTGCCGCCCCCCTCCCCTGA